In Paracoccus jeotgali, the following are encoded in one genomic region:
- a CDS encoding formate dehydrogenase subunit gamma has product MARREFSERSDRIVATEPVEVRRYAGYTRFNHWFTAALIIALILSGFALFTPQLFFLTALFGGGQSTRFLHPIIGVVSCLSFLLLFVQLWRLNIMRREDLVWARHIGDVLTANEENLPELGKYNLGQKMVFWGMFWLLLAMIISGVMIWQQFFADMISIEVRRWAVLVHSVSAVLMVLVIILHVHAAIWTRGTINAMTSGRVSGGWAWRHHRKWLREVANRQDTPPAE; this is encoded by the coding sequence ATGGCCCGTCGCGAGTTCTCGGAACGCTCTGACCGCATCGTCGCGACCGAACCGGTCGAGGTGCGCCGCTATGCCGGCTATACCCGCTTCAACCACTGGTTCACCGCGGCGCTGATCATCGCGCTGATCCTCTCCGGCTTTGCGCTGTTCACGCCGCAGCTGTTCTTCCTGACGGCGCTGTTCGGGGGCGGGCAAAGCACGCGCTTCCTGCATCCGATCATCGGCGTGGTGTCCTGCCTCAGCTTCCTGTTGCTGTTCGTCCAGCTCTGGCGGCTGAACATCATGCGGCGCGAGGATCTGGTCTGGGCCCGCCATATCGGCGACGTGTTGACCGCGAACGAGGAAAACCTGCCCGAGCTGGGCAAGTACAACCTCGGCCAGAAGATGGTCTTCTGGGGCATGTTCTGGCTGCTGCTGGCGATGATCATCTCTGGCGTGATGATCTGGCAGCAGTTCTTCGCGGACATGATCTCGATCGAGGTGCGTCGGTGGGCGGTGCTGGTCCATTCGGTCTCGGCGGTGCTGATGGTGCTGGTCATCATCCTGCATGTGCACGCCGCGATCTGGACGCGCGGCACGATCAATGCCATGACAAGCGGACGCGTCAGCGGCGGCTGGGCATGGCGCCACCACCGCAAATGGCTGCGCGAAGTCGCCAACCGGCAGGACACTCCGCCGGCAGAGTGA
- the fdhD gene encoding formate dehydrogenase accessory sulfurtransferase FdhD — MTKVRQIDLPDAPPTATTPVQRLGDGAALNVELAQETAIAISYDGTTQAVLMASPADLVDFAYGFSLTEGIADPAEIDAVTPETVEHGIDLRIWLKRTASERFIGRRRRMVGPVGCGLCGVETLAAAMRPLPHVTGDCVITTDDLDMALAAMEGGQRLRDATGASHAAGFLLPGRGLVALREDVGRHNALDKLAGAMLRGEDAGRIGQGAVVMTSRISVDLVQKSVLMGAAALIALSAPTQAAVTAAQAAGLGLAGRARSSARAEIYAHPQRFGL, encoded by the coding sequence ATGACCAAAGTCCGCCAGATCGACCTGCCCGACGCCCCGCCCACCGCCACCACGCCCGTGCAGCGGTTGGGCGACGGGGCGGCGCTGAATGTCGAACTGGCGCAGGAAACCGCCATCGCGATCAGCTATGACGGCACGACCCAGGCGGTACTGATGGCAAGCCCCGCCGATCTGGTCGATTTCGCTTACGGGTTTTCGCTGACCGAGGGCATCGCCGACCCGGCCGAGATCGACGCGGTGACGCCCGAGACGGTCGAGCATGGCATCGACCTTCGGATCTGGCTGAAGCGCACCGCCTCGGAACGGTTCATCGGCCGCCGCCGGCGCATGGTCGGACCGGTCGGCTGCGGGCTGTGCGGGGTCGAGACGCTGGCGGCGGCGATGCGGCCCCTGCCGCACGTCACCGGCGACTGCGTCATCACCACGGATGATCTGGACATGGCGCTGGCGGCGATGGAGGGCGGGCAGCGCCTGCGTGACGCCACCGGCGCGAGCCATGCGGCGGGCTTCCTGCTGCCGGGGCGCGGACTGGTGGCGCTGCGCGAGGATGTGGGCCGGCACAATGCGCTGGACAAGCTGGCCGGCGCCATGTTGCGGGGCGAGGATGCGGGCCGGATCGGGCAGGGTGCGGTGGTGATGACCAGCCGGATCTCGGTCGATCTGGTGCAGAAATCGGTGCTGATGGGCGCGGCCGCACTGATCGCGCTGTCTGCGCCCACCCAGGCCGCCGTGACGGCGGCGCAGGCGGCGGGGCTGGGGCTGGCCGGTCGCGCGCGCAGCAGCGCCCGGGCCGAGATCTATGCCCATCCGCAGCGGTTCGGGCTGTAA
- the selB gene encoding selenocysteine-specific translation elongation factor: MIIGTAGHIDHGKTALVAALTGTDTDRLAEEKARGITIDLGFAYTDLGDGSVTGFVDVPGHERLVHTMVAGAGGIDLALIVVAADDGIMPQTQEHLAILSLLGVTRAVVAITKADLAEAPALDELRARISQRLQATPMAGAPVLAVSARSGQGIDALRDLLARQAAETAQREAGQPCRVIIDRSFSIEGAGTVVTGILRAGEVRVGDQLTVSPAGLPVRVRGVRAQNRRVDVAGPGMRVALNLAGIARDQVGRGDAVLAPELHAPTDRVDVALHWTHATPFRSGTRARLHVGSAEAEARLVPLGARLPDGAELVQMVLDRPLAVGWGDGFILRDPSASRTLGGGRLLDLRPPARRRATPERHAALRAWALPDHDGALQALLQVPPGHVDLAAFYRDRGLTAAEPGYADILGPPTNRMAFRKGLPDEMQQALTETLAAYHEANPDLQGMGREALRLSLRPRLPLPVFEALLRNAISAGRIHAEAGFVRLPGHAPQMAPADEALYARIAPELAGEARFRPPRVRDLAGGLGMAEGEVRRVLKLAARLGRVDQIARDHFFLRATTAEMAAMIRELSDAGSEGWFTAPAFRDRTQNGRKVAIEILDFFDRLGLTLRRGDLRRVNPHRAHLF; the protein is encoded by the coding sequence GTGATCATCGGGACGGCGGGACATATCGACCACGGCAAGACCGCCCTGGTCGCCGCGCTGACCGGCACCGACACCGACCGGCTGGCCGAGGAAAAGGCGCGTGGCATCACCATCGACCTGGGCTTTGCCTATACCGATCTGGGCGATGGCAGCGTCACCGGCTTTGTCGACGTGCCGGGGCATGAGCGGCTGGTTCACACCATGGTCGCGGGGGCGGGCGGCATCGATCTGGCGCTGATCGTGGTCGCCGCCGATGACGGCATCATGCCTCAGACTCAGGAGCATCTGGCGATCCTGTCGCTGCTGGGGGTTACCCGCGCCGTGGTCGCGATCACCAAGGCGGATCTGGCCGAGGCGCCGGCGCTGGACGAGCTGCGCGCGCGGATCTCGCAGCGCCTGCAGGCGACGCCGATGGCGGGGGCGCCGGTGCTGGCCGTCTCGGCCCGCAGCGGGCAGGGGATCGACGCGCTGCGCGATCTGCTGGCCCGGCAGGCGGCGGAGACCGCGCAGCGCGAGGCGGGGCAGCCGTGTCGCGTCATCATCGACCGGTCGTTTTCGATCGAGGGCGCGGGCACGGTCGTCACCGGCATCCTGCGCGCGGGCGAGGTGCGGGTGGGGGACCAGCTGACCGTCTCGCCCGCCGGGCTGCCGGTGCGGGTGCGCGGCGTGCGGGCGCAGAACCGGCGGGTCGATGTGGCGGGGCCGGGGATGCGGGTGGCGCTGAACCTTGCCGGTATCGCCCGCGATCAGGTCGGGCGCGGCGACGCGGTGCTGGCGCCCGAACTGCACGCGCCGACCGACCGCGTCGATGTCGCGCTGCACTGGACCCATGCCACCCCGTTCCGCTCTGGCACCCGCGCCCGGCTGCATGTCGGCAGCGCCGAGGCCGAGGCGCGGCTGGTGCCCTTGGGCGCGCGCCTGCCCGATGGGGCGGAACTGGTGCAGATGGTGCTCGACCGGCCGCTGGCGGTCGGTTGGGGCGACGGCTTCATCCTGCGCGATCCCTCGGCCAGCCGGACCCTGGGCGGCGGCCGCTTGCTGGACCTGCGCCCGCCCGCCCGCCGCCGGGCCACGCCCGAACGCCACGCCGCGCTGCGGGCCTGGGCGCTGCCGGACCATGACGGGGCCTTGCAGGCGCTGTTGCAGGTGCCGCCGGGGCATGTCGATCTGGCCGCCTTCTACCGCGACCGGGGGCTGACGGCGGCAGAGCCGGGTTACGCAGATATCCTCGGCCCGCCCACCAACCGCATGGCCTTCCGCAAGGGCCTGCCGGACGAGATGCAGCAGGCGCTGACGGAGACTTTGGCGGCCTATCACGAGGCCAACCCGGACTTGCAGGGCATGGGGCGCGAGGCGCTGCGGCTGTCGCTGCGCCCGCGCCTGCCGCTGCCGGTGTTCGAGGCGCTGCTGCGCAACGCGATTTCGGCTGGTCGTATCCACGCCGAGGCAGGCTTTGTGCGCCTGCCCGGTCACGCTCCCCAAATGGCGCCGGCGGATGAGGCGCTGTATGCCCGGATCGCGCCGGAACTGGCCGGTGAGGCGCGGTTCCGCCCGCCCCGCGTGCGCGATCTGGCGGGGGGGTTGGGCATGGCCGAGGGCGAGGTGCGGCGCGTGCTGAAACTCGCCGCGCGGCTGGGTCGGGTCGATCAGATTGCGCGCGACCACTTCTTTCTGCGCGCAACGACGGCGGAAATGGCGGCGATGATCCGTGAGCTGTCGGATGCGGGCAGCGAGGGCTGGTTCACCGCGCCCGCCTTTCGCGACCGCACGCAGAACGGGCGCAAGGTCGCCATCGAGATCCTCGATTTCTTCGACCGGCTAGGGCTGACCCTGCGCCGGGGCGATCTGCGCCGCGTCAATCCGCATCGCGCCCATCTGTTCTGA
- the fdnG gene encoding formate dehydrogenase-N subunit alpha: MNIDLSRRGFLKLAGAGVVATSLGSMGFGEAEAQELAQIRPYKLATLTETRSTCPYCSVACGVIMYSKGDVRDGHADLIHVEGDADHPTNRGTLCPKGAALKSFVLSETRLTEPKVRRPGSDKFEPISWDQALDKIARALKDDRDENMVQFNEAGVPVNRLTTTGFLAASATTNETAWATFKVVKGLGIAGFDNQARVUHGPTVASLAPSFGRGAMTNSWTDIKNADLVIVMGGNAAEAHPCGFKWVTEAKAHRGAKLIVVDPRFTRTAAVSDYYAPIRPGTDIAFLMGMIRWMIENDRVQWEYVRNFTNAAFIVKDEFGWQDGLFSGYDPVKRDYDKSSWDYVIGDDGFAKVDMTLEDPRCVWQLLRAHVEQYTPEMVERICGTPADRFRHIAEMIGETSAPDKTMTSMYALGWTQHAKGSQNIRGMAMLQLILGNIGVMGGGMNALRGHSNIQGLTDMGLMSNLLTGYLAMPTEAEPDFETYMASRTFKPLRPNQTSYWQNYPKFMVSFMKSMWGDAAQAENDWGYHWLPKLDVPNYDILRMFELMNEGHVNLYFCQGFNPLLAFPNRAKLTSALSKLKLLVTIDPLETETARFWENHGEYNDVDTASIQTEVLQLPSSCFAEDEGSLTNSGRWLQWHWPASTPPGEAKLDTWIMAQIFLRVRELYRQEGGAVPEPILNLSWDYADEGDPTAEELAREINGRALTTVYDAADSSKVVVEAGKQVLNFGQLRDDGSTACGCWIYSGCWNEDGNNMARRDNEDPSGLGVYPNWTWSWPLNRRTLYNRASCDLNGKPWDPSRTVIEWNGERWVGNDVPDIGLTAKPEEVGPFIMNPEGTSRLFSRGMMRDGPFPTHMEPFESPMKNVFNADMRGNPVARVFQSDLDDLGTSDEFPFVGTSYRLTEHFHYWTKHNHVNAVLQPEFFVEISVQLAEEKGIGNGGWVRVWNKRGSIKAKAVVTKRIKPLICDGKPVHVVGIPLHWGFTGAAKKGFGPNSLTVFIGDANIETPESKAFLVNIEPSEEPVA; the protein is encoded by the coding sequence ATGAATATCGACCTCTCGCGGCGCGGCTTTCTGAAGCTGGCGGGCGCGGGTGTGGTGGCAACGTCGTTAGGGTCCATGGGCTTTGGCGAGGCCGAGGCGCAGGAATTGGCGCAGATCAGGCCTTACAAGCTGGCGACCCTGACCGAAACCCGCAGCACCTGCCCATATTGTTCCGTCGCTTGCGGCGTGATCATGTATTCCAAGGGCGATGTCCGTGACGGACATGCCGACCTGATCCACGTCGAAGGCGATGCCGACCACCCGACCAACCGCGGCACGCTGTGCCCCAAGGGTGCGGCGCTGAAAAGCTTTGTGCTGTCCGAGACCCGGCTGACCGAACCCAAGGTCCGCCGCCCCGGCAGCGACAAGTTCGAGCCGATCTCGTGGGACCAGGCGCTCGACAAGATCGCCCGCGCGCTCAAGGATGACCGCGACGAGAACATGGTCCAGTTCAACGAGGCCGGCGTGCCGGTCAACCGTCTGACGACGACCGGCTTCCTGGCCGCCTCGGCCACCACCAACGAGACCGCATGGGCGACCTTCAAGGTCGTCAAGGGTCTGGGCATAGCAGGATTCGACAACCAGGCACGTGTCTGACACGGACCGACGGTGGCCAGTTTGGCTCCAAGTTTCGGTCGCGGTGCGATGACCAACTCCTGGACGGACATCAAGAACGCCGATCTGGTGATCGTGATGGGCGGCAACGCCGCAGAAGCGCATCCGTGCGGCTTCAAATGGGTGACAGAGGCCAAGGCGCATCGCGGCGCCAAGCTGATCGTGGTCGATCCGCGCTTTACCCGCACGGCAGCGGTCAGCGATTACTATGCGCCGATCCGGCCCGGCACGGATATTGCCTTCCTGATGGGCATGATCCGCTGGATGATCGAGAACGATCGCGTGCAGTGGGAATATGTCCGCAACTTCACCAACGCGGCCTTCATCGTGAAGGACGAGTTCGGCTGGCAGGACGGGCTGTTCTCGGGCTATGACCCGGTCAAGCGCGACTATGACAAGTCGAGCTGGGATTATGTCATCGGCGATGACGGTTTCGCCAAGGTCGACATGACGCTGGAAGACCCGCGTTGCGTCTGGCAGTTGCTGCGCGCCCATGTCGAGCAATACACCCCGGAAATGGTCGAACGCATCTGCGGCACCCCCGCGGACCGGTTCCGGCACATCGCCGAGATGATCGGCGAGACCTCGGCGCCCGACAAGACCATGACCTCGATGTATGCGCTTGGCTGGACTCAGCACGCCAAGGGCAGCCAGAACATCCGCGGCATGGCCATGTTGCAGCTGATCCTGGGCAATATCGGCGTGATGGGCGGCGGCATGAACGCGCTGCGCGGCCACTCGAACATCCAGGGCCTGACCGATATGGGTCTGATGTCCAACCTGCTGACCGGCTATCTTGCGATGCCGACCGAGGCAGAGCCGGATTTCGAGACCTATATGGCCAGCCGGACCTTCAAGCCGTTGCGGCCGAACCAGACCAGCTATTGGCAGAACTACCCCAAGTTCATGGTTTCCTTCATGAAATCCATGTGGGGCGATGCGGCGCAAGCCGAGAATGACTGGGGCTATCACTGGCTGCCCAAGCTTGACGTGCCGAATTACGACATTCTGCGCATGTTCGAGCTGATGAACGAAGGCCATGTGAACCTGTATTTCTGCCAGGGCTTCAACCCGCTTCTGGCCTTCCCCAACCGCGCCAAGCTGACCTCGGCGCTGTCCAAGCTGAAGCTGCTGGTCACCATCGACCCGCTGGAGACCGAGACCGCCCGCTTCTGGGAAAACCACGGCGAATACAACGACGTGGACACGGCCTCGATCCAGACCGAGGTGCTGCAGCTGCCGTCCAGCTGCTTTGCCGAGGATGAGGGCTCGCTGACCAACTCGGGCCGCTGGCTGCAGTGGCACTGGCCGGCATCGACCCCGCCGGGCGAGGCCAAGCTGGACACCTGGATCATGGCGCAGATCTTCCTGCGCGTGCGGGAGCTGTACCGTCAGGAAGGCGGTGCGGTGCCGGAACCGATCCTGAACCTCAGCTGGGACTATGCCGATGAAGGCGATCCCACGGCCGAGGAACTGGCCCGGGAAATCAACGGCCGGGCGCTGACCACCGTCTATGACGCGGCGGATTCCAGCAAGGTCGTGGTCGAAGCGGGCAAGCAGGTGCTGAACTTCGGTCAGCTTCGCGATGACGGCTCGACCGCCTGCGGCTGCTGGATCTATTCCGGCTGCTGGAACGAGGACGGCAACAACATGGCCCGGCGCGACAATGAGGACCCCTCGGGCCTCGGCGTCTATCCGAACTGGACCTGGTCATGGCCGCTGAACCGCCGGACGCTGTATAACCGCGCGTCCTGCGACCTGAACGGCAAGCCGTGGGACCCGTCCCGGACGGTGATCGAGTGGAATGGCGAAAGATGGGTCGGCAATGACGTCCCGGATATCGGCCTGACCGCGAAACCCGAAGAGGTGGGGCCGTTCATCATGAACCCCGAAGGCACATCGCGCCTGTTCTCGCGCGGGATGATGCGTGACGGGCCGTTCCCGACGCATATGGAGCCCTTCGAGAGCCCGATGAAGAACGTCTTCAACGCCGATATGCGGGGCAACCCGGTGGCGCGGGTGTTCCAGTCGGACCTCGACGATCTCGGCACCTCGGACGAGTTCCCCTTTGTGGGCACCTCGTATCGCCTGACCGAACATTTCCACTACTGGACCAAGCACAACCATGTGAATGCTGTGCTGCAGCCGGAATTCTTCGTGGAGATCTCGGTTCAGCTGGCCGAAGAAAAAGGCATCGGCAATGGCGGTTGGGTGCGCGTCTGGAACAAGCGCGGCTCGATCAAGGCCAAGGCGGTCGTCACCAAGCGGATCAAACCGCTGATCTGCGACGGCAAGCCGGTCCATGTTGTCGGCATCCCGCTGCATTGGGGCTTTACCGGCGCGGCGAAAAAGGGCTTCGGTCCGAACTCGCTGACCGTGTTCATCGGTGACGCCAACATCGAGACGCCGGAATCCAAGGCCTTCCTGGTCAACATCGAACCCTCAGAGGAGCCCGTGGCATGA
- the fdxH gene encoding formate dehydrogenase subunit beta, translated as MTIPASPPTTAVSNPPVEALPPNLGDGDIILASATPNLPPPTRQLEPVAKLIDISKCIGCKACQSACVEWNDTHPEIGVNNGSYDNPHDLTPEMYTLMRFTEYEDPDTGDLEWLIRKDGCMHCEDPGCLKACPAPGAIVKYTNGIVDFIHDKCIGCGYCIKGCPFDIPRMSPTRHVVSKCTLCSDRVAVGQGPACAKACPTQAIVFGTKDDMTAHANDRIADLNARGYDNAAIYDPAGVGGTHVMYVLPLGDRPSRYSDLPDDPHISSVVQGWKGPTKTAGLAAIGLAAAGAVLHSIFTKPNEVTAHDEAEAEELVEDTLATGPDVTDLTDGRQV; from the coding sequence ATGACAATTCCGGCGTCCCCTCCGACAACGGCCGTGTCGAACCCGCCGGTCGAGGCGCTGCCGCCCAATCTGGGCGACGGCGACATCATCCTGGCCTCGGCCACCCCCAACCTGCCGCCGCCCACGCGGCAGTTGGAACCCGTCGCCAAGCTGATCGACATCTCGAAATGCATCGGCTGCAAGGCCTGCCAGTCCGCCTGTGTCGAGTGGAATGACACCCACCCCGAGATCGGCGTCAACAATGGCAGCTACGACAACCCGCACGACCTCACCCCGGAAATGTATACGCTGATGCGTTTCACGGAATACGAGGACCCCGATACGGGCGATCTGGAATGGCTGATCCGCAAGGATGGCTGCATGCATTGCGAGGATCCGGGCTGTCTCAAGGCCTGCCCGGCCCCTGGCGCCATCGTGAAATATACCAACGGCATCGTTGATTTCATTCACGATAAATGCATCGGCTGCGGCTATTGCATCAAGGGCTGTCCCTTCGACATCCCGCGCATGTCCCCGACCCGTCACGTCGTGTCGAAATGCACGCTGTGTTCGGACCGGGTGGCAGTGGGGCAGGGACCGGCCTGCGCCAAGGCCTGCCCGACGCAAGCCATCGTCTTTGGCACCAAGGACGACATGACCGCCCATGCCAACGATCGCATCGCCGATCTGAACGCACGCGGTTACGACAATGCGGCGATCTATGACCCCGCGGGCGTCGGCGGCACGCATGTCATGTATGTGCTGCCTCTGGGCGACCGGCCGAGCCGCTACTCGGACCTGCCGGACGATCCGCATATCTCGTCGGTGGTGCAGGGCTGGAAAGGCCCGACCAAGACCGCCGGTCTGGCCGCCATCGGTCTGGCCGCGGCGGGCGCGGTGCTGCATTCGATCTTCACCAAGCCGAATGAAGTCACCGCCCATGACGAGGCCGAGGCCGAGGAGCTGGTCGAGGATACCCTCGCCACCGGCCCCGACGTCACCGATCTGACCGATGGGAGGCAAGTCTGA
- a CDS encoding DsbA family protein, whose product MKRLLAALVLAATPAAALDLGAMDATEQEQFNAAIRAYLLDNPEVLIEAMNVLEQRRLDNEAENDSAVIAQLRDQILNDGHSWQGGNPDGDVTVVEFIDYRCGVCRQAFPQVEQLLQDDKNIRMIFIELPILGQESDLASRFAVAVQQAEGPEAYKRVHDHFYTMRGNVTIETLREIASEMGFDADQIIGAMNSDAVTDVLRKNAQLAQALQISGTPSFVIGDRLLRGLPQGGIAPVIEQTRKENG is encoded by the coding sequence ATCTGGGCGCGATGGATGCGACCGAACAGGAACAGTTCAACGCCGCCATCCGCGCCTATCTTCTGGACAATCCCGAGGTGCTGATCGAGGCGATGAACGTGCTGGAACAGCGCCGGCTGGACAATGAGGCCGAAAACGACAGCGCCGTCATCGCTCAGCTTCGCGACCAGATCCTGAATGACGGCCATAGCTGGCAGGGCGGCAATCCCGATGGCGATGTCACCGTGGTCGAGTTCATCGACTATCGCTGCGGGGTCTGCCGCCAGGCCTTCCCGCAGGTCGAGCAACTGCTGCAGGATGACAAGAACATCCGCATGATCTTCATCGAGCTGCCGATTCTGGGGCAGGAAAGCGACCTCGCCTCGCGCTTTGCGGTCGCCGTTCAGCAGGCCGAGGGGCCCGAGGCCTACAAGCGCGTGCATGACCATTTCTATACCATGCGCGGCAATGTGACGATCGAGACGCTGCGCGAGATCGCATCCGAGATGGGCTTTGACGCCGACCAGATCATCGGCGCGATGAACTCGGACGCAGTGACCGATGTGCTGCGCAAGAACGCGCAACTGGCGCAGGCTTTGCAGATTTCGGGCACGCCCAGCTTTGTCATCGGCGACCGCCTGCTGCGCGGCTTGCCGCAGGGCGGGATCGCGCCGGTGATCGAACAGACGCGGAAGGAAAACGGCTAA
- the selA gene encoding L-seryl-tRNA(Sec) selenium transferase: protein MPSIDRLLNADAGRALVAAHGRGPVTRELRLALETLRAEALAGDALPADAAGAVLSAAAAALTRPDPLRPCLNLTGTILHTNLGRALLPEAAIRAATDAMRDAVALEFDLDSGGRGERDDHLRDLLRRLTGAEDATVVNNNAAAVLLALNTLAGGREAIVSRGELIEIGGAFRIPDIMARAGATLREVGTTNRTHPGDYRAALGPQTGVMLKVHTSNYRIEGFTSEVPAATLREIAAEGSEVPVLNDLGSGSLIDLSRYGLRREPTVAEAVAQSDLVTFSGDKLLGGPQAGFICGRADLIARINRNPMKRAMRLDKIRIAALKAVLELYLDPDRLIETLPTLAMLARPRDDIAAQAERLQPRVQQAVGAIGFQVAVCDCASQVGSGALPTDTLPSAGLALTGPGGAAPQQLAARLRALPVPVLGRIASGALILDLRGLRGDDRLIHALTGLAP, encoded by the coding sequence TTGCCCTCGATCGACCGGCTGCTGAACGCGGATGCCGGGCGGGCGCTGGTTGCGGCGCATGGGCGCGGGCCGGTGACGCGGGAATTGCGGCTGGCGCTGGAGACGCTGCGGGCCGAGGCGCTGGCCGGCGATGCGCTGCCCGCCGACGCGGCCGGGGCGGTGCTGTCGGCCGCCGCCGCCGCGCTGACCCGCCCCGATCCGCTGCGGCCCTGCCTGAACCTGACCGGCACGATCCTGCACACCAATCTTGGCCGGGCCTTGCTGCCCGAGGCCGCGATCCGCGCCGCCACCGACGCCATGCGCGACGCGGTGGCGCTGGAGTTCGATCTGGACAGCGGCGGGCGGGGCGAGCGCGACGACCATCTGCGCGACCTGCTGCGCCGCCTGACCGGGGCCGAGGACGCGACCGTGGTCAACAACAACGCCGCCGCCGTGCTGCTGGCGCTGAACACGCTGGCGGGCGGGCGCGAGGCCATCGTCTCGCGCGGCGAGTTGATCGAGATCGGCGGCGCCTTCCGCATCCCCGATATCATGGCCCGCGCCGGCGCCACCCTGCGCGAGGTCGGCACCACCAACCGCACCCATCCCGGCGATTATCGCGCCGCTCTCGGTCCGCAGACCGGCGTGATGCTGAAGGTCCACACCTCGAACTACCGGATCGAGGGCTTCACCAGCGAGGTGCCCGCCGCGACCCTGCGCGAGATCGCGGCCGAGGGCAGCGAGGTGCCGGTGCTGAACGACCTGGGTTCCGGGTCGCTGATCGACCTGTCGCGCTATGGGCTGCGGCGCGAGCCGACCGTGGCCGAGGCGGTGGCGCAATCGGATCTGGTGACGTTTTCCGGCGACAAGCTGCTGGGCGGGCCGCAGGCCGGCTTCATCTGCGGCCGCGCCGATCTGATCGCGCGGATCAACCGCAACCCGATGAAGCGCGCCATGCGTCTCGACAAGATCCGCATCGCCGCGCTGAAGGCGGTGCTGGAACTGTATCTCGACCCCGACCGGCTGATCGAGACGCTGCCGACGCTGGCCATGCTGGCCCGGCCCCGCGACGACATCGCCGCGCAGGCCGAACGGCTGCAGCCACGGGTGCAGCAGGCGGTCGGCGCCATTGGTTTTCAGGTCGCGGTCTGCGATTGCGCGAGCCAGGTCGGGTCCGGCGCGCTGCCCACGGACACGCTGCCAAGCGCGGGTCTGGCGCTGACCGGGCCGGGCGGTGCGGCGCCGCAGCAGCTCGCCGCGCGGCTGCGGGCGCTGCCGGTGCCGGTTCTGGGCCGGATCGCAAGCGGGGCGCTGATCCTCGATCTGCGCGGACTGCGCGGCGATGATCGGCTGATCCATGCGCTGACGGGGCTGGCCCCGTGA
- the fdhE gene encoding formate dehydrogenase accessory protein FdhE, translating to MSLKPDPSVIGGVATPQFARLPDVQALFTRRATRLRHLAASSHLAPYLRFLADICDAQRRIAEKLGDAAAPDAEMIARNRSYRMPPLDRAALIATPEMQDALQAMLTEAALIEMPAPAREALDALQAAPESDRHALLAELAADRVPDGFAAAATFAAAALQVVAARHAAALDADQLVPIRIGICPGCGGKPGLSLVTATQHQEGARYACCATCATQWNEVRVKCLCCGSTKGISYRVVDDGSENPVIKAEVCDECHSWFKVLYQNLDSGLEAVADDVASLGLDALMRDTEWRRCGFNPFLAGY from the coding sequence ATGAGCCTCAAGCCTGATCCCTCCGTCATCGGCGGCGTCGCGACGCCGCAATTCGCGCGTCTGCCCGATGTGCAGGCGCTGTTCACGCGGCGGGCCACGCGGCTGCGGCATCTGGCCGCCAGCTCACATCTGGCGCCTTATCTGCGGTTTCTGGCCGACATCTGCGACGCGCAGCGGCGCATCGCGGAAAAGCTGGGCGACGCGGCCGCGCCCGACGCCGAGATGATCGCCCGCAACCGCAGCTATCGGATGCCGCCGCTCGACCGCGCCGCGCTGATCGCCACGCCCGAGATGCAGGACGCCCTGCAGGCCATGCTGACCGAGGCCGCGCTGATCGAGATGCCGGCCCCCGCGCGCGAGGCGCTGGACGCGCTGCAGGCGGCACCCGAAAGCGACCGCCACGCGCTGCTGGCCGAACTGGCCGCCGACCGGGTGCCGGACGGCTTCGCCGCTGCCGCCACCTTTGCCGCCGCCGCCTTGCAGGTCGTGGCCGCACGCCACGCCGCCGCACTCGACGCCGATCAGCTTGTCCCCATCCGCATAGGTATCTGCCCCGGCTGCGGCGGCAAGCCCGGCCTGTCACTGGTGACCGCGACCCAGCATCAAGAGGGCGCGCGCTATGCCTGCTGCGCCACCTGCGCCACGCAATGGAACGAGGTGCGGGTCAAGTGCCTGTGCTGCGGCTCGACCAAGGGCATCAGCTACCGCGTGGTCGACGATGGCAGCGAAAACCCGGTCATCAAGGCAGAGGTCTGCGACGAGTGCCATTCCTGGTTCAAGGTGCTGTATCAGAACCTCGATTCCGGGCTGGAAGCGGTGGCCGATGACGTGGCGAGCCTGGGTCTTGACGCGCTGATGCGCGATACCGAGTGGCGCCGCTGCGGCTTCAACCCGTTCCTGGCGGGTTACTAG